A window of Apium graveolens cultivar Ventura chromosome 8, ASM990537v1, whole genome shotgun sequence contains these coding sequences:
- the LOC141679395 gene encoding uncharacterized protein LOC141679395: MRLSSGKIEQEKHEIAEFSRWVLDVGNGTLPNVHPDDIISDPEVTGNEHSYFSLDSLVDSEGDNNDFGSAFPIAYLNSINMPCLPKHHLKIKEGCVIMLMRNLNQIMGLCNVTRMIVKRCLPNSIVCDILAGSQVGTTHIIPRIEMEPSDTQWPFEFKRVQFLVQLCYAMTINKSQGQSLHKVGLYFPRSVFTHGQLYVAVSRVTSPSGLHILIDSDTGGYTNVTTNVIFKEVFYNLPSKDNQNR, translated from the exons ATGCGTCTTTCCTCTGGGAAAATAGAACAAGAAAAGCATGAAATCGCAGAATTTAGCAGGTGGGTACTTGATGTTGGTAATGGTACTCTTCCCAATGTTCATCCAGATGATATAATCAGTGATCCGGAA GTTACAGGAAATGAGCACTCTTATTTTAGTCTAGATTCCTTGGTAGACAGTGAAGGTGATAACAATGATTTTGGTTCTGCTTTTCCAATTGCATACTTGAATTCCATTAATATGCCTTGCCTGCCAAAACATCATTTGAAAATTAAAGAAGGATGCGTGATTATGCTCATGAGAAACCTCAATCAGATCATGGGACTTTGTAATGTGACAAGAATGATTGTCAAAAGGTGTTTGCCGAATAGTATAGTATGTGATATACTTGCTGGTTCTCAAGTTGGAACAACTCACATTATTCCACGGATAGAAATGGAACCTTCAGATACTCAATGGCCATTTGAGTTCAAAAGAGTTCAATTTCTAGTCCAGTTGTGTTATGCTATGACGATTAATAAGAGTCAGGGACAGTCGCTTCACAAGGTTGGACTTTATTTTCCGAGATCTGTGTTTACACATGGACAACTTTATGTTGCTGTATCGAGAGTTACTTCTCCTTCAGGATTACATATTCTGATTGACAGTGACACTGGAGGATATACAAATGTAACGACTAATGTAATTTTTAAAGAAGTTTTCTATAATTTGCCGAGCAAAGATAATCAAAATCGGTGA